The Salvelinus fontinalis isolate EN_2023a chromosome 31, ASM2944872v1, whole genome shotgun sequence genome has a window encoding:
- the LOC129829616 gene encoding eosinophil peroxidase-like — protein sequence MKPFPSLLALGLCLMFIQPALSTQESLGGPFIHSSIEEAKRLVDEAYKYSREKSLERVRGQSIRPSDVLRLLKQPARDTRSAVRSADYLENTLRLIHEKVHHTHRLHKRSLNATDLLTPQELDTIARVTGCAARVSKPSCRTTPNVNKYRTATSVCNNLKYPRLGASNTAYTRWLPAQYDDGVSRPKSWDPNRSFNNFVLPLVREVSNRILATNDASVESDREFTHMVTIFGQWNDHDLTFTPSSPSIRAFSNGLDCDESCERSEPCFPIQIPLNDPRLPTGPDSCIPVFRSAPVCGTGKSAFNFGDMANRREQINALNAFLDLGQVYGSEEGLARDLRNLTNDGGLLRINKEFKDNGREFLPFTDVKGNMCATRRRITNDTNAKEVPCFTAGDVRVDENIALTSIHTMFLREHNRLAGALLRLNPHWDGETLYQEARKIMGAYTQVFVFRDYLPHIVGRDTMARQLGPYPGYNETIDPSIANVFATAAYRFAHLAIQPTLSRLDINNMENPMFPSVPLFKAFFTPWRLVFEGGIDPLIRGLVGRPAKLNTQDHMMVDALREKLFQFINHLALDLGSLNMQRGRDHGLPDYNAWRKFCGLSTPSNLGELAVVLNNTDLAFRLLQLYGTPDNIDVWMGGVAEPFVHRGRVGPLFACLIATQFQRIRQGDRLWYENPGVFTSAQRKALKNVSLAQIICDNTGITAVSRDPFRIPEGGNTPIKCNNIQQLNLSAWKESASTADQEQHENPDQDNEI from the exons ATGAAGCCGTTTCCCTCCCTCCTGGCATTGGGCCTGTGCCTGATGTTCATCCAGCCAGCACTGTCTACACAGGAAAGTTTGGGTGGCCCTTTCATTCACAGTTCAATAGAGGAGGCAAAGAGACTTGTAGATGAAGCCTACAAGTACTCCAGAGAAAA GAGTCTGGAGAGAGTGCGTGGACAGTCCATCAGGCCCTCCGATGTCCTGCGTCTCCTGAAGCAGCCTGCCAGGGACACACGCTCTGCTGTCCGGTCTGCagactacctggagaacaccttGAGACTGATCCATGAGAAAGTCCACCACACCCACAGGCTGCACAAACGCTCGCTCAACGCAACAG ACCTCCTCACACCACAGGAGCTAGACACCATTGCCCGGGTAACCGGCTGTGCAGCTCGTGTCAGCAAACCCTCCTGCCGCACCACACCCAACGTTAACAAGTACCGCACAGCCACCAGCGTCTGCAACAACCT GAAGTATCCTCGTCTGGGAGCCTCAAACACGGCCTACACTCGTTGGCTGCCTGCTCAGTATGACGATGGGGTCTCTAGACCCAAAAGCTGGGACCCAAACAGGAGCTTCAACAACTTTGTGCTCCCTCTT GTAAGGGAGGTCTCTAACCGTATCCTGGCAACCAATGACGCCAGTGTAGAGAGCGATCGCGAGTTCACACACATGGTCACTATTTTTGGCCAGTGGAACGACCATGACCTGACATTCACGCCCTCCTCCCCCAGCATCCGTGCCTTCAGCAACGGCCTGGACTGTGATGAGAGCTGTGAACGCTCCGAACCCTGTTTCCCCATCCAG ATTCCTCTCAATGACCCACGCTTGCCCACTGGCCCAGACAGCTGCATCCCGGTCTTCCGATCAGCGCCTGTGTGCGGCACAGGAAAGTCGGCTTTCAATTTCGGTGACATGGCCAACAGGAGGGAGCAGATCAATGCCCTGAATGCCTTCCTGGACTTGGGGCAGGTGTACGGCTCTGAGGAGGGGTTGGCGCGTGACCTACGTAACCTCACCAACGACGGAGGCCTGCTGCGTATCAACAAAGAGTTCAAAGACAACGGACGTGAGTTTCTTCCCTTCACTGATGTGAAGGGGAACATGTGTGCCACCCGCAGGAGAATCACCAACGACACCAATGCCAAGGAGGTGCCCTGCTTCACTGCAG GTGATGTTCGTGTGGATGAGAACATAGCTTTGACATCCATTCACACAATGTTCTTGCGTGAGCACAATCGTCTGGCCGGTGCCCTGCTTCGTCTCAACCCACATTGGGACGGTGAGACACTCTATCAGGAGGCTCGCAAGATCATGGGCGCCTACACCCAG gtgtTTGTGTTCAGGGACTACCTGCCACACATCGTGGGTCGAGACACCATGGCCCGGCAACTCGGCCCTTACCCTGGCTACAACGAGACGATTGATCCCAGCATTGCCAACGTGTTTGCGACAGCAGCGTACCGCTTTGCCCACCTGGCCATCCAGCCCACGCTGTCCCGCCTGGACATCAACAACATGGAGAATCCCATGTTCCCCAGCGTGCCCCTTTTCAAGGCCTTCTTCACCCCCTGGAGGCTGGTGTTTGAGG GTGGTATCGACCCTCTTATCCGTGGTCTAGTGGGTCGCCCTGCTAAGCTGAACACTCAGGACCACATGATGGTGGATGCTCTGAGGGAGAAACTCTTCCAGTTCATAAACCATCTGGCTCTGGACCTGGGCTCTCTCAACATGCAGCGTGGACGTGACCATGGCCTGCCTG ACTACAACGCTTGGCGTAAATTCTGTGGGCTCTCAACACCTAGTAACCTGGGCGAGCTGGCCGTGGTTCTGAACAACACAGACCTGGCCTTTAGACTGCTGCAGCTCTACGGCACCCCAGATAACATTGACGTGTGGATGGGGGGCGTGGCTGAACCCTTCGTACACAGGGGCCGCGTCGGGCCTCTCTTCGCCTGCCTCATCGCCACCCAGTTTCAGAGGATCCGCCAgggagacag GCTATGGTATGAAAACCCAGGCGTCTTCACCTCGgcacagaggaaggccctgaaaaatGTCTCTCTGGCTCAGATCATCTGTGACAACACTGGCATTACAGCCGTATCACGTGACCCCTTCCGCATCCCTGAGGGAGGGAACACACCCATCAAGTGCAACAACATCCAGCAATTAAACCTTAGTGCCTGGAAGGAGAGCGCTTCTACGGCCGATCAGGAGCAGCATGAGAATCCGGACCAGGACAACGAG ATCTGA